Within Halorubrum lacusprofundi ATCC 49239, the genomic segment CGGAGCTGACGCGGTTGAGGTATGCCTCCAAACTGTCGGTTCTGGAGATCAGCCAGTCGACGCCTTCCTTTGTTACCGTATACCGTCCTCGACCTTCCTTCTCGACGTATTCGTGCTCCACGAGGTCCCTCACGTAATCACTGACGGCCTGCGACGTTACGCCGATCGCTTCGGCAATCTCTGTTTGGCTCACTGCGGGTTGCCGGGCGGCGATCTCTACCAAAACCTGATATCGCGTTGCGTCGCGCTTGCTGTCGAGGACCTCTGGTGGTGTCGCTCTATCGGAATCCGTCATTGCCCGTGTTCTGCGGCGCGCAATTAAAGTACTGTTGCAGAGAGCGATCCTCAGCGCGCGTATTTCGGCTGATCGACGAATTTCGTGAAATATTCATTGTCTCGGATCAGGTTCGATTGTCTGATATCCATGTCTGCTTGTGCTGCTTCCCGGGGCTGTACCGTCTGCCGCCGACTGGACCCTCGCTGGCGGGCGCGGTATCGCCGTCCCAAGGCGATCGACGCTTCGCTTCGGCTCTATTTCGCGTTTCGAGAGCGCGGCTTAGTAACCGTTATACACCGGGTGACCCATGCTGGAACTATGCAACGACGCGCTGTGGCCGTGTACGCTGCGCTCTTCGTTCTCGTCGCGGGCGTGGCCGGTGTGCTCACTGTGACGGCCGATAGCCCGGAGATCGGCTTCGAAAACCCTGACTACGAGGTCTCGGACGGTGAGACGATCGAGGTCGAGGGCCAGGAGTACGTCGTCGAGATCACCGAAGTTGAGGAGAGCGGCGGTGGTGGTCACGGTGGCGGTGGTGGCGGGACCTCGCTCGTGGCGACGATCGAGCGCAACATGACCGTGGAACAGTCCGAGGCCTGGGCGAACGGGTCGACGGTTCAGTTCAACGAGCGGGAGTGGCGCGTGGAGATCACGGGTGAGGATCCGAGCGAATTCACGCTCGTTGAGGTACCCGACCGACAGGCGATCCTCGAAGCTGATCCGCAGGCCGACAACGAGACCGTCCAGCGCGACGACGGCGAGTACGTCGTCGTCACCGAGGACGGCGAGTCGAGTCTCATCCCGGTCGGGGAGTACTTCCCGGCCCCCGAGGAGCGCTCGTACGCTACGGGTGGCACCCTTGAGTACAGTAGTCAGACCGCGACCGTTGACAACGTCACGGCGGACCAAGCGGTGCTCGTCTGGGAGGCCACGGAGACGGAGTCGATCGAGGTTCAGGACGAGGGGATCGTCACGCTCGTCGAGACGGACCTCGTCGCGCACTTCGCCGACTCCTCGACCCTCCACCTGTCGAGCGATATCGAGGGGTACGATGCACAGGTCGCGGAGATCGAGCAGTTTGAACAGTACAACTCCGGACTGACGCGCGTGGTGATCCTCGCGCTGTTCTCGATCGTTCTCCTGCTCTCGGCGGCGTTTATTCCCTCGCGGTACTGATCTCCGATTTCGATCGGCTCTCTCGGTTCGCGTTTCCGTTCGATTCGCGTTCCCGTTTTCGAGATGCTTCCGTGTCGCCTCGGAGTTCACGGCAGCGACCGACAACCTATATTTGTCGGACTCATCACGGGATGTATGACTGACACCGCGGAGAAAATTCGCCAACTCGCCCCTCATTGGGGCGTGATGTTCGTCGTGATGTTCGTCGTGTTGGCGATCGTCGAGCGCGTCGTCGGATCGCTTTCGTTTCTGGCGTCGATGCTCCTCGTGTTCGTCGTCGCGTTCGGGTATCCGATCGTCGTTCGGGCTCTCGGTGTTGCGCCGCCTATCTGGCAGCGACCCTAGTCGCGGGGTTCAGCGGCTTGCAAGCCGGATCGAGCGGTCGTGATCACTCCTCGGTGGAGTCCCGAAACGGGGCCGCGATCCGGCGTCCGTACGTGGTCGAAACGACGCCGAGTACGAACGAGATGACTGCGGCGGCCGCGATCCACAGGGTGTTCGGGTGTTCGAGTCCGGAGTGAAGCAGTATCTCCATGCCTTCCGGTTCGTTCTGTCCGGATTAAGCGGTTCGCTTCGGTGCCGACGCCGCTTCGGGCACGGCGTTCGCGTCCGCTTTCAGTGAATCGAATGTTCTGACCGGATAACACCGATGTCAGCAGGTGGCCCGGCGGTCACTTTCGCTTTTATACGTATCCGCTTCGTACCGGTAGTATGAGCGACGACATCCCGGCTCCCGTCACGCCGGAGCGTCCGGACGCACCGTTCCATACCACCGGAACCGACCACGTTACCGTTTGGGGAAGCAACGAGGCCGACACGATCGCGTTCTACCGCGACCTACTTGGCATGCCGCTCGTCCTCCGCCAGCCCAATCTCGACGACCCCTCGCAGACGCACCTATTCTTCGACACCGGTGACGGGCGAATCCTGACGTTCTTCGTGAGCGACGACCGCCCCTCGGCTCGTGGCCAGCGCGCCGGCACCGGCGCAGTCCACCACCTCTGTTTCAGCGTCGATCCCGACGAGTACGAAGATATCATGTCGGCGCTGGAGGATGCTGGGAAAGGGTACAACGTGTTCGATCGAGGGATCTTCCACTCGATCTACACGCAGGACAACAACGGCCTCGTCATCGAACTCTCGTCGGACAAGTACGAGATCCCGGACGATCGCAAGGGCGAGGTGCTCGCGACTGCCCAGCGGCTCCGTGAGGAGGACGGTGCCGACTTCGCGAAGGATCGTCACATGGAGGCCGCCTTGGAGGAGCTCGGGCTCCCGGTGAACAAGTACGATCTGCCGGATGCCGACGCGGGCGTCGGCGTATGAGCCGCGGACCCCTGCATACGGGCGACGACCCGCACGCCGACGAGGAGCTGGTGACCGCCGGCACCGACATCGAGGCGGCGGACGCCGCCGTCGTCCTCGTCCACGGTCGTGGCGCGACCGCGCGGAGCATCGTCGAGTTCGGGACGGAGGTCGCAGGCGACTACGATATCGCGCTCTCGCCGGCGGCTTCGCCGCCGGCTGTCAGAGAGACCTCCGGTCTCTCACTACTCGCGCCGCAGGCGGCGGCGAACACGTGGTACCCGAACTCCTTCCTCGCTCCGGTCGCGGACAACGAACCCGGCCGGAGTTCCGGTCTGCGTGCCATCGGCCGCGCAGTCGAGACCGCGACGGACGCAGGGATTCCGGCCGAGTGCGTCCTCGTTGGTGGCTTCTCGCAGGGCGCCTGTCTCGCGAGCGAGTTCGTTGCGCGAAATCCGTCGCAATACGGTGGGCTCGCGGCACTGAGCGGCGGGCTGATCGGCGAGTCGATCGATCTCGACGATTACGTCTCCCACGCGGCGGCCGCGGTCGACGGGGACCCCGCCGACGCGCTCGCGGGAACGCCGGCGTTTCTCGGGTGCAGTGATGTCGACCCGCACATCCCCGAAGAGCGGGTCCACGAGACGGCCGACGTGCTTGCGGCGCTCGGTGGCAATGTCGAGACCCGGATCTACGAGGGGATGGGTCACGGGATCAACGAGGAGGAGACGGCGTCCGTCTCCGAGATGGTCGCGAACCTGACGTAGGTCCGCGGTAGTTCGTGTCGGGAACCGTCCGGTCCTCCGATCACGCCAGCCAGTCGTCGGGTTTCGTGTCGTAGTCGATCTCGTCGGCCGCGATCCGCGCTTTGATCTCCGGATCGAGGTCGTGTTCGGTCACCTCGCCGCCGTCGTACTGGAAGCGCACGCCGACCTCTTTTCCCTCCGGTTCGGTGCCCCGCCGCATGGCGCGGCGGATCGCCTCGTCGGAGTACTCGACGCGGATCGTCGCGAGGTTCGCCGGCCGCCCCCACAGCTCGAAGACGCGCTTCAGCGTCTCTCTCGCCGATTCCTCGTCGAGAGCGACCCCGTTGTACCGGTGGCCCAAGAGGAGTTCGCCTCGGTTCCGGAAGTTGCCGTCGAGTACGACGACCGTGGGCTTCCCGAAGTTCGTGAACCGCAACAGAAGCTTCTTCCGCACGTCGTCGGCGTCGACGCTGGCGACGCGGTGCTGTTCGGTCGCCCGACTGTACTCGTAGGTGAAGTAGTTCCCCTCGCGCACGAACTCGTCGGTGAGGAACGCGTCGATGAACGTTACGTCGTTGTGGCTCTCGCGGACTTCGAGCATCCGGTCCCAGCCCGTCGCACGATCCACGTCGGCGAGCGCCTCGTCGACCGTCGCATATCGATCGACGTCGAACATGTACCGCGCTTGCTCGGTTAACGTCTCCCGCGAGACGTTCCGGAGAGAGTTCCGATGCTCCGGCCGCGAGAGGACGTAGTGTCGCTCCGCGAGGCCCTCGCGCGTGAGCAGCTTCCACGGGTAGCGCTCGATGTCCGGGCCGGAGTCGGGGCCAGCGTCGCTGTCGGTTCCCGGACTCTCTCCGTCCCGCGCCGACAGCGCCCGGTCGACCGCCTCGGCGTCGACACGCGGGTCGCGGTCGGCGGCGAGCTCGGCCAGTTCGTCGAGCGTCGCCGGTCCCGCCCCCGCGATCGCGGGATGAGGTTCGAGCGCTGCGGCGACCTCATCGAGGTCGATCCGCGAGTGGAAATTCTCTGGCGTCACTCCCTCGATCCGAAGCAGCTTGTCGATCACGTCGCGACGGGCGGCCCGCAACTCCACGTGGGTCCACAGCTCGAACCCGAGCTTGTAGGGGTTGAGCCCGGGCGATCCGAGCACCCGGGACATGTGGTCGGCGTACGTGAGGAACTCGTCGGGATCGGCGAACCCCTCGCCACCCATCATGACTGACTCCCAATATGTTGCCCACCCCTCGTTCATCACCTTCGTCGACTTCTGGCCCGCGAAGTAGTACGCCTCCTCGCGAAGCGCGTCGATGACGGTCGTCTCCCACGGCTCGCGGTCGACCGCCTTTCCGCTCTCCGGGTCGTACCGCTTCCCGTAATCACGCAGGAACGCGAGCACGTCCGGGCGCGGCTCCTCCGGCTCGACGCCCTCGCCTCTGGCTTCGAGCCACTCGTCATCGAACACGTCACGACGCACCTCTTCGGAGAGGTCCAGCTCCGCGATCCGCTCTTCGATCGCCGCGAGCGGATCGTCGTCAGGGCCGTTCACGTCCTCGTCGACTCCCGGTTCGTCGACCGACCGCGCGGCGTCGGCCGGGCTGTGCTGGTCGATCGTGTCCTCCAGCGCGCTCACAGCGTCGATCAGGCGCTCGACCTCGTCGCGGTCGACCTCCGGACGATCGGCGATCGCCGCGATCCGGTCGGCGTTGCGCTCCAGCCGCGCCGCGGCGTTCGGTCCGCCCTTGCCGCGGTCGGCGTACAGGCCGAACCACCGGTTGTTCGCGAAGAAGTCCGCGTGGGCCTCGACGTGGGTTATCACCGCCTTCTGGTCGGCGGGCGAGTTCGACTCCTGGAGAAACGCGTGGCTCGGATCGTCGTTGTTGACGATCTCGAACGCCTTCCCGAGCCCGTGGCGATCCAACTTCGACTGCCGCTCGTAGTTCATTCCCCACCGCCAGTGGGGGTACCGCCGCTGGAAGCCGCCGTACGCGATCAGTTCGTTCATCTCGTCGTGGTCGACGATCCAGTACCGCACCGGGTACGGCTCCAGCCCGAGCCGTTCGGCGAGCGCGCGCGCTTCCGCCGCCGGTACTCCGAGCGACTCCGCCTCGCGTTTCGCTTCGACTCGCTCGTCCCTCATCGGCGCTCACCTCCGTCGGTCAGCCCGCTTGCCGCCTCGCCGGCGGTCGCGGCGCCGTCGCCTTCGGCTTCGGTACTGAGGATCTCGTAGATGGCGTCGGTGACGTCGCCCGGCTCCGAGACGCGGGCGACGGCGATGTTGCCCGTGTTGCCGAGCGCCTCTTCCACCTCGTCGGCGTGACGGGCGTTCGGCGCGGCGCCGCCCGGCTGCGTCTCCACGTACGCGTGGAGGTTGGCGTCGATCGACTCCATCAGCGGCATCACCGACTCGGTCGTGTCGCTGCCGGCGTTCTCGGAGTCGCCGGCGGCGAACACGTAGCGGTTCCACTCGCTGTAGGGGTACTCTTCGAGGATCTCCGCGACCAGCTCGTAGGCGCTGGAGATCCGGGTGCCTCCGCCCGACTGGATCCCGAAGAACTCGCCGCGGTCGACCTCCCACGCTTCTGCATCGTGGACGACGTAGCGGAACTCCGCGGCGTCGTACTTCCCGGTCAGGTACCAGTCCATCGGGGTGAACACCCGCTCGACCAGCTCGCGTTTCGTCTCGCGCATCGAGCCGGACACGTCACGGACGTTCACCACGACGACGTTGCGCTCGCGCTTCTCGATCACCTCGGGATGACGGAAGCGCTCGTCTTCTCGGCGGAAGGGGACGCTGTCGAGCCCCTCCCGGCGAATCCGATGAGTGGCGGGCTCGCGGTCGATATCCTCGTCGAGCGCGTCGAAGCTCACCCACCGGTCGAGCGCTTCGACGGGCTCGCCGTGCTCGTCCGCCGCGGTCGCAGCCGCGTCGGCGATCCACGCCCGCGAGACGGGAATCCCTTGGTTGCGCGCCCATGCGAACACGTCGTCGACGTCCGCGCCGGCGACGTGGAGTCCTTCGCGGACGTAATCCTCGTCGAAGTCGGTCGCGAGGTGGCGCTTCAGCCCGCGCTTGAAGAACTCGTCGACGTCGAGGGTCCCCCGCGGGCCGGCGCGGGCAGTGTCGGTGTAATCGCCTTCCATCTCCTCAACGACTCGTTTCCCCTTCGGTTCGAGGTCGAGTCCCAGCTCCTCGTCGAGCTCGCGCGCGAACTCCTCCGGGTCCATCTCGTAGTACTCGTGCTCGCCGCCTTCCTCGCCCGGGTCCCCCTCCTCATCGCCGTCGGACTTTGGTTCGACCGGCTGGCCGGGCTGGGGCTGTCCGCTCTCCCCCTGCCCGACGCCGCCGGCCTCGCGGCGGTCGTACTTGAACTCGGGGAGATCGACGATCTTCACCGGGATACGAACTCGGTCGGGGTCGGAGCCGCCCAGATCGCCGTGGCTGATGAACTCCGCGAGATCCTCGCGGCGCTTCTCACCCACCTCGCGGAACCGCTCGCGGTCCTCGGTCAGTCCCACGTCCGACCACCCCCGTTTCGGCCGCTTCGGTCCTCTATCGGACGATCTGGGGTGGCCTCGCTCGCCGTGTTGCCGTCGGCGGTCAGGCTCGTCCACTCGTCGCGAACGTTCCGCATCACGGCGCGGCTCGTCAACTCGGCGGACGCGGGGCTGTACCCCCGGTCGACGAGCCGCGCTATCGTCGTCGCCTTCGTCCGTTCCGTCTCGGTGTCGGCCGGCGGATCGGCCCACTCGGCAGGGTCGAGGTCCGGGAATCGTCGTTTCACGTCCGCGAGGTCGTTCGACTCCAACACCGCCTTCAGCTCCGGGATCTCGCCGAGGTCGGCGTCGCCGACGCTGAACGCGTTGCCGCGGTTCCGCCACGCGTACCGGGTGAGTGCGCGTATCACCCGCTCGCGCCGGAACGTCCCGACCGGCTCGGTGGGGTCGGTCCCGCGGTAGTCGCTCTCGTCGAACCGGCCGAGCGTCTCCGTCTCGAACACCTTCATCGCGAGCGCGTCCGGCTCCTCCGGGCCGCGCTCGGTCTCGACGGGCACCTCGGCGTCCCACGCGTACACGTGCTCGACGTACTCGGCCACGGTCGCCTCCGGGACGGTCTCCTCCGCGAGGATCGCGTCGACCACATCCGCTCGCTGGCGCTCGCGTACGCGCTCGGCCACGGGCGCCTTCCGGCTCTCGAACTCCGCGACCTCCGTCCGCGAGAACACCGGCGCGTCGGAGAGTGCCTCGGCCATCGCGTCGAGCACGTCCGTCGGCGTGATCACCCGCTCGACCGGTAGTTCAGGGTGGCTGCGGTCGGCGTCAGACCCGAGCAGCTCCGCGACGATATCGCGGACGTAGGTGACCGGGATCCCGTTCCGGCCATCTCCGTCGCCGAACTCGATGTCGTCGACGGTGATCCGCTGTTCCTCGCCGCTCCGCTCGCGCCGTATCTCACCGTTTTCGTACAGCTCGGCCTTCTCGACGAGGTCGATCCCCGCCGGCAGGTCGTCGGTGTCGAGCCGCGTGACGACCGCGTACAGCGCGGCCGCTCCGACCGCGTGGGGAGCGAGTTCGCGCTCCGTGATCCCTTTGTCGCCGTCGCGGACGCCGATCGTAAGGGACGCGGCACTGGGCTCGCTCGCGGGGTCCCTCGCGGGATTTTCGCCGGTATCGATCGGCTCGTCGTCCTCGATCCCGTCGACCGTCGGTACGCCTCGCGGGCCGCCGACCTCGCGGCGCAACAGCTCTGCCTCCAGCCGCCGGTTCGTGAGGTAGCGGAACTCGTGGCGAGTGAGACGGCGTTTCAGCGCTTTCAGGGGGTCCGCCCCTTCGCGCTCGGCATGGCGGTCGAGTTCGGCGTCGAGGTCGGGGTTCGAGATGACGATGAGCTGGGTGTCGAGATCCATTCCGATCCCCTTATCGAGCTTTACCCGCCGCTCGTCGGGGACGTTGAGGAGCCGCCGGAGGAGGTCGGCGTGCTGGCTCGCGTCCTCGACGATGGTCGCGACGCCGTTGCCCTGTGAGAGCACGCCGTCGTAGCTGAACGCTTGCGGGTTCTTCCGCCCGCGCGAGTCGAGCTCGCGGAGCATGCCGCCCATCCACGATCCGACGAGCCGCTCTTTCGGGCTCCCGTCGTCCTCGGCGTGGAGCACGCCGACCCCTTCGCCCACGTCGACGACGTAGCTCGTCACGCGGAGGTGGTCGCGGTCGGTGATCGCCGAGAACAGGTCTCGACGCCCCTCGTCGCGGTACACCGATTCGAGGTGGTCGTACGCCTCGCGGCTGAACGGGTCGAGGTCCACGTCGGCCGCGATCGGGTAGGCGTCGTCGTCGACGGCGTCGGCGATCGACTCCCGGACCGCTTCGGGGAACACCGAGAGGGGGTGTGTCTGGACGGGACTCCGGTACCACGCGGCGGCGTCTCCGCCGTCGCCGTACGAGAGCGACGCGGCGCCTGCCCCGACCCCGCTTCCGGTCCCGGCCCCGGTGACGTTCCACTCGACGGTGTAGCGTCGCCCGGCCTCGGTCTTCGAGAACTCCCGAAGGCCGTTCACCAGACACCGCTTGAACTCCGACTTCCCGGTGGCTGTGGGGCCGTCGATCCACACGATCGTCTCGTCGTTGCCGCGCCCCGCGGCGGCGGCCCGGAGGTCGTCGACGAACGCGTTGAGCGCCGCGGTGTTGCCCAACACGGCGTGTTCCCCGTCGTTGAACGGATCGTCGAAGAACCGGTACCGCTCCAGCCGCTCGCCGCGCTCGCGGACCTCCCGGGTCCCCTGCGACTCGACGGCCGCGAGGAGGTACCGCGCGCCGGAGGCGGCCGCGGTCGGGTTCTCCAACACCCGGTCGACGTACTCCTCGAGGCTCATCGGCGGGTCGTACGCCCCCCGAAGGGTCTCGTCGGCGTCGCGGACGAACGCGTCTCCGTCCGGCGTGTCGCGTTCGGTCATCTCAGTCCCCGCCGTTTTCGATCTCGGAGCGGGCGACGGCCGCGCCCGCGTACTCCAGCACCTCCGCGGCGCCGTCCTCGGAGTAGCCGCGGTCGACCAAGGCGTCGACCCACGCGCTCCGCTCCTCGTCGTCGAGGTCGGTCGCGGAGACCAGCGCCGAGAAGTTGATGTTGTGCTTCTTGTCCTCCCACAGCTTGCGTTCGAGCGCGCGCCGGAGTCGGTCGTTCTCCCGCGGGTCGAAGCCGCGCCCCTCGCGAGCGCGCCGGGAGACCCAGTTCGACACCTCCTGTCGGAAGTCGTCCTTGCGATCGGAGGGCACGTCGAGCTGCTCTTCGACCGCGCGCAGGAACGTCTCGTCCGGCTCGGTCTCGCGGCCGGTGAGCTCGTCGTCGACGGTGGCGTCGTCGATGTACGCCATCACGTGGTCCATGTACTTCTCACCCTGCCGGCGGAGCTCGTCAACGTCGTACGCCAACGCGTGGCGCACGTCTTCGATGGCGCGCTCGCGGTACTCCTCGCGGACGGTCTCTAAGAGCCGCTCGTAGCGGTCGAGGTCCGCTTCCGCGATCGAGCCGTGGCCGCCGAGGTTCGCCTCGAAGTGGTCGAAGACGGACAGCGGCGAGAGGTAGCTGCGGTCGCGGTGGGTGGCGTCCATGATCGCCTCGGCGATCTCGTCGCCGACGAATCGGGCGGAGATCCCGTCCATCCCCTCGCCCACGTCGGCGGATTCGGCGGCGTCCTCGCGGAGCTTCCGACGGTCGATCTCCTCGTCTTCTAGCTCGCCGTTGTACACCTTCGCCTTATCGAGGAGGCTCACCGTCTCGTCGGCCGGCTCCTCTAAGCGGGTGAGAACGCCGAAGAGGCCGGCCATCTCCAAGGCGTGCGGCTCGACGTGGACGTTGGGCACGTCGGCGTTGTTGAGCATCTTCTCGTAGATTTTCGCCTCGCTCTCGTACTCCAACACGTAGGGGTAGTCGATCCGCTTGGTGCGGTCGTTGAACGCCTCCATCTTCTCGTCGCCGGTCTTCTCGCGGTACTCCGGCATGTTCGTCCGCCCGACGATCACCTGATCGATGTCGATCCGGGGGTTGTTCTTCGGCTTGATCGTCGACTCCTGAGAGGCGTGGAGGAAATCGTAGAGGAACTCTCGCTGCAGTTTGAGTAGTTCCTCCCCGGAGAACAGCCCGCGGTTGGCGTTACAGAACGCGCCGGCGTAGTCGAACGCGCGTGGATCTGACTCGCCGTAGACGGCGAGCTTCGCGTAGTTGACGTCGCCGGTGAGTTCCGTTTCGTCCTGGTTCTTCTTGTCTTTCGGCTCGAACGTCTCGATGCACTCCCGGCGGTTCTCGTCGGCGACGAGCCGGACGACCTCGACGTGGTTGTCGAGGACCCGCTGTAAGTCGTCGTCGTAGTGCGCGAGCAGTTCGTTCAGGTAGAACTCCGAGGCCGGGTCCGGGTGTTGGTCGTTTCGGAGGGTGTAGGGTGCGTCGAGCCGCTCGTTGAGCTCGTCGATCACGCCCTCGCGCTGGGGGCGCGGGATGAGCACGAGCGGGTCCTGGTTCATCGGCGAGCGCACGGTGTCGTCGCCGGGGTCCTGATCGTCGATCACCGAACAGAGGTTCACCCAGCGGAAGGTGTACATCCGACCGGCGTCCTCGCGGGTGTACGCCTCGAAGTACCGACGGACCAGCCAGTCGAAATGCGACTTACCGGAGCCGACAGGACCGAGCAGAAGCTTGATCCGCTTTTCGGGTCCGAGGCCCCGAGCGCCGGATTTCACCTTGTTGACGAACTCGTGGATCGCCTCGTGGACCTCTCGGCCGTAGAAGACGTTCTCGCCGTCGTGGAGGGGGTCGTCCGCGGCGAGCGCGTACTCGACGACGCCGCGTTCCTCGTCGTATTGGGTGCCGTAGTGGTCGAACATGTCCGCGACGCGCTGGTGAGCGTTCCGCGCGATCCGCGGCTCCTCGTACAGCGCGTCGAGGTACCAGTTGAACGAGCGGGGTTCCCGGAGATCGTCCGGGACGTTCGTCCGGTACTCCTCGCTGAGCCGTTCGAGCGTGTGTCGGTTTGGCATTGTATCTAGTCCCTGGTCGCTCGGAGGGGCGGCGATCCGCTGCGAGCACCCTCGACGCGCGGCGGCACAGCTCTTCGTGCCTGAGACAACGGCTCATGGAGCCGCGAACGCTGCTGCCGTCGAGGGCGACCCACGACGGATCGCCGTTCGCCCGTAACCGAGGCTATATGTATGAGGGAGATTCGCACGCATAAGTGTGTCGCCCGTTGGCACTAATCATGATACTGCGACCGTCTCCGGTGCCAGCGGTTTGGCTCCCCTTTGCGGCCGAGAACGGGCTTATCTCGGCGTCCTCTTCGTCTCCACGGTGATGCCGCCCTTGGAATCTGAAACCGGAAACGCCGCCTCCGGGCCGCAGCCTTTTGCCGGTCCCCGCCCCACGACCGGTGTGACGTTCAGCATCTGCGTTCGCGAGCGGTACACCGACGACGACGGCGACGACCAGATTCGGTACGGCGTGGCAGTGACCACACGCCTGCCGGGGGTCGGAACGCTGTGTCCGTTTGCGTCGGCGGACGGCGCGGTGGCGACTCAGTCGCTCGTCAACGTTGAGTTGGGCCGAAAAGGGATCGCGTATTTGGGCGACGGACTCGCCGTCGACGACGCGCTGGAGTCCCTCCTAAACGCCGACGAGGGGAAGTCACAGCGCCAGCTCCACGGCGTCGACGCCGACGGGACGTTCGCGTTCTCCGGCGAGGAGTGCAACGACTGGTACGGCCACGTCGTCGGCGAGAACTACACCGTCGCGGGCAACCTCCTGACGGGCGAGGACGTGATAGACGACGTCGCGGCCGCCTACGAGTCGGACGCCCACGGTGAGGCCCCGCTGGCCGAGCGGCTGATCGACGCGCTCGCGGCGGGCCACGAGGCTGGCGGCGACAAGCGAGAGGACCTGAAAGTCCAATCCGCGGCGCTACAGGTGACGAACACGGACGAAGC encodes:
- a CDS encoding VOC family protein, which produces MSDDIPAPVTPERPDAPFHTTGTDHVTVWGSNEADTIAFYRDLLGMPLVLRQPNLDDPSQTHLFFDTGDGRILTFFVSDDRPSARGQRAGTGAVHHLCFSVDPDEYEDIMSALEDAGKGYNVFDRGIFHSIYTQDNNGLVIELSSDKYEIPDDRKGEVLATAQRLREEDGADFAKDRHMEAALEELGLPVNKYDLPDADAGVGV
- a CDS encoding alpha/beta hydrolase; amino-acid sequence: MSRGPLHTGDDPHADEELVTAGTDIEAADAAVVLVHGRGATARSIVEFGTEVAGDYDIALSPAASPPAVRETSGLSLLAPQAAANTWYPNSFLAPVADNEPGRSSGLRAIGRAVETATDAGIPAECVLVGGFSQGACLASEFVARNPSQYGGLAALSGGLIGESIDLDDYVSHAAAAVDGDPADALAGTPAFLGCSDVDPHIPEERVHETADVLAALGGNVETRIYEGMGHGINEEETASVSEMVANLT
- a CDS encoding SpoVR family protein, whose product is MRDERVEAKREAESLGVPAAEARALAERLGLEPYPVRYWIVDHDEMNELIAYGGFQRRYPHWRWGMNYERQSKLDRHGLGKAFEIVNNDDPSHAFLQESNSPADQKAVITHVEAHADFFANNRWFGLYADRGKGGPNAAARLERNADRIAAIADRPEVDRDEVERLIDAVSALEDTIDQHSPADAARSVDEPGVDEDVNGPDDDPLAAIEERIAELDLSEEVRRDVFDDEWLEARGEGVEPEEPRPDVLAFLRDYGKRYDPESGKAVDREPWETTVIDALREEAYYFAGQKSTKVMNEGWATYWESVMMGGEGFADPDEFLTYADHMSRVLGSPGLNPYKLGFELWTHVELRAARRDVIDKLLRIEGVTPENFHSRIDLDEVAAALEPHPAIAGAGPATLDELAELAADRDPRVDAEAVDRALSARDGESPGTDSDAGPDSGPDIERYPWKLLTREGLAERHYVLSRPEHRNSLRNVSRETLTEQARYMFDVDRYATVDEALADVDRATGWDRMLEVRESHNDVTFIDAFLTDEFVREGNYFTYEYSRATEQHRVASVDADDVRKKLLLRFTNFGKPTVVVLDGNFRNRGELLLGHRYNGVALDEESARETLKRVFELWGRPANLATIRVEYSDEAIRRAMRRGTEPEGKEVGVRFQYDGGEVTEHDLDPEIKARIAADEIDYDTKPDDWLA
- a CDS encoding DUF444 family protein — its product is MGLTEDRERFREVGEKRREDLAEFISHGDLGGSDPDRVRIPVKIVDLPEFKYDRREAGGVGQGESGQPQPGQPVEPKSDGDEEGDPGEEGGEHEYYEMDPEEFARELDEELGLDLEPKGKRVVEEMEGDYTDTARAGPRGTLDVDEFFKRGLKRHLATDFDEDYVREGLHVAGADVDDVFAWARNQGIPVSRAWIADAAATAADEHGEPVEALDRWVSFDALDEDIDREPATHRIRREGLDSVPFRREDERFRHPEVIEKRERNVVVVNVRDVSGSMRETKRELVERVFTPMDWYLTGKYDAAEFRYVVHDAEAWEVDRGEFFGIQSGGGTRISSAYELVAEILEEYPYSEWNRYVFAAGDSENAGSDTTESVMPLMESIDANLHAYVETQPGGAAPNARHADEVEEALGNTGNIAVARVSEPGDVTDAIYEILSTEAEGDGAATAGEAASGLTDGGERR
- a CDS encoding PrkA family serine protein kinase, producing the protein MPNRHTLERLSEEYRTNVPDDLREPRSFNWYLDALYEEPRIARNAHQRVADMFDHYGTQYDEERGVVEYALAADDPLHDGENVFYGREVHEAIHEFVNKVKSGARGLGPEKRIKLLLGPVGSGKSHFDWLVRRYFEAYTREDAGRMYTFRWVNLCSVIDDQDPGDDTVRSPMNQDPLVLIPRPQREGVIDELNERLDAPYTLRNDQHPDPASEFYLNELLAHYDDDLQRVLDNHVEVVRLVADENRRECIETFEPKDKKNQDETELTGDVNYAKLAVYGESDPRAFDYAGAFCNANRGLFSGEELLKLQREFLYDFLHASQESTIKPKNNPRIDIDQVIVGRTNMPEYREKTGDEKMEAFNDRTKRIDYPYVLEYESEAKIYEKMLNNADVPNVHVEPHALEMAGLFGVLTRLEEPADETVSLLDKAKVYNGELEDEEIDRRKLREDAAESADVGEGMDGISARFVGDEIAEAIMDATHRDRSYLSPLSVFDHFEANLGGHGSIAEADLDRYERLLETVREEYRERAIEDVRHALAYDVDELRRQGEKYMDHVMAYIDDATVDDELTGRETEPDETFLRAVEEQLDVPSDRKDDFRQEVSNWVSRRAREGRGFDPRENDRLRRALERKLWEDKKHNINFSALVSATDLDDEERSAWVDALVDRGYSEDGAAEVLEYAGAAVARSEIENGGD
- a CDS encoding DUF1028 domain-containing protein, whose translation is MTFSICVRERYTDDDGDDQIRYGVAVTTRLPGVGTLCPFASADGAVATQSLVNVELGRKGIAYLGDGLAVDDALESLLNADEGKSQRQLHGVDADGTFAFSGEECNDWYGHVVGENYTVAGNLLTGEDVIDDVAAAYESDAHGEAPLAERLIDALAAGHEAGGDKREDLKVQSAALQVTNTDEATDDPYYNDLRIDASETPIDDLRETYETAKRGYETVMEKYADE